In the genome of Fusobacterium necrogenes, one region contains:
- a CDS encoding acyl-CoA thioesterase, with protein sequence MFVFNYRIQKDDINYGGHVGNERALLFFQMVRMRFFEFLGVSEMDLGDGNGVIQKNAFVEYNRELFLNDTISIKIVNIEFSKLSFNIKYEIYNESNEKVINGSTLLVCFDYSNRKVKKLPDSFKEKVLKLA encoded by the coding sequence ATGTTTGTATTCAATTATAGAATTCAAAAAGATGATATTAACTATGGCGGACATGTAGGAAATGAAAGAGCTTTACTTTTTTTTCAAATGGTTAGAATGCGTTTCTTCGAGTTTTTAGGAGTAAGTGAAATGGATTTAGGAGATGGAAATGGAGTTATCCAAAAAAATGCTTTTGTAGAATATAATAGAGAACTTTTTTTAAATGACACTATTAGTATTAAGATAGTTAATATAGAGTTTAGTAAGTTAAGTTTTAATATAAAGTATGAAATTTATAACGAATCTAATGAAAAAGTCATAAATGGCTCAACACTTTTAGTTTGTTTTGATTATTCTAATCGTAAAGTAAAAAAACTTCCTGACTCTTTTAAAGAAAAAGTTCTAAAGTTAGCATAA
- a CDS encoding toxin-antitoxin system YwqK family antitoxin, with product MKLRLLILLFMMSFMNFISFSKAVYEYQIVDRNGVIYLKHEEIPFTGKVMENKDRNYYLNGKRHGKCLSFYPSGRLKTIENWKEGRLFGKYVLYQENGKKIFETTYFNGKDDGQYFLFHDNGKLQVQGKFKNGIPKGTWKYYNNSGKLIGKAVYAED from the coding sequence ATGAAATTAAGATTGCTCATATTATTATTTATGATGAGTTTTATGAATTTTATAAGTTTTTCTAAAGCTGTTTATGAGTATCAAATTGTCGATAGAAATGGAGTTATTTATTTAAAACATGAAGAAATACCATTTACTGGAAAGGTAATGGAAAATAAAGATAGAAATTACTATCTTAATGGTAAACGTCATGGAAAATGTCTAAGTTTCTATCCTAGTGGACGATTAAAGACAATTGAAAACTGGAAAGAAGGAAGACTTTTTGGGAAATATGTTCTTTATCAGGAAAATGGTAAAAAAATTTTTGAGACTACATATTTTAATGGAAAAGATGATGGACAATATTTTCTTTTTCATGATAATGGAAAGTTACAAGTTCAAGGAAAATTTAAAAATGGAATACCTAAAGGGACTTGGAAATATTATAATAACAGTGGGAAATTAATAGGAAAAGCTGTTTATGCAGAAGATTAG
- the uvrC gene encoding excinuclease ABC subunit UvrC, producing the protein MVKSFDIKKIDIPENPGVYLMKKNSKIIYVGKAKNLKNRVLSYFNREHGNEKTKELVKNIEDIEFIICNTELDALVLENNLIKKYIPKYNILLKDEKTYPYIRISKEKFPNIKIIRTTKTLDTKAGIYFGPYPFGAWNLKKTLVKIFKIRDCERDMTKVYPRPCLKYFMKTCPGPCTYKEGYLEYNEQVERAKALLKGKGKEIVDYLKLDMKTAAENMRFEDAIILREQIKEVENAVANQIIEYGRDLDEDIFLLKKEAERVFLFVLNVRDGKIIGKISTNIDLRNKIEGNLEEDIVRAFYSTHPIPKSIVFQENMEQKLNLVKEVLQIQKGQKIEFYFPKIKSRRKELLEMGELNLLKDIDNYFKKKSVLEEGLYKIYSELSLKRYPRKIECFDISNIQGKDAVASMSVAIEGKASKKNYRKFKITCKDTPDDFAMMREVITRRYSKLPEHEFPDIVLIDGGLGQINAAGAVFREIGKEGIAELLSLAKRDEEIYKYGELTPYSFPKEWEALKIFQRVRDEAHRFGITYHRKLRSKRVISSELDRVEGIGKKRKELLIKEFGSVKKILQEDIDSLSRFVPKKVAENILITLKGKNHN; encoded by the coding sequence TTGGTAAAAAGTTTTGATATAAAAAAGATAGATATTCCAGAAAATCCTGGAGTGTATTTAATGAAGAAAAATAGTAAAATTATCTATGTTGGAAAGGCTAAAAATTTAAAAAATAGAGTTCTGTCATATTTTAATAGAGAGCATGGTAATGAGAAAACAAAAGAGCTTGTAAAAAATATAGAAGATATAGAATTTATTATTTGTAATACTGAATTAGATGCACTGGTATTAGAAAATAATCTTATAAAGAAATATATACCAAAATATAATATCCTTTTAAAAGATGAAAAGACTTATCCTTATATTAGGATAAGTAAAGAGAAATTTCCTAATATAAAGATAATTAGAACAACGAAGACATTAGATACAAAAGCTGGGATTTATTTTGGACCATATCCTTTTGGTGCTTGGAATTTAAAGAAAACTTTAGTAAAAATATTTAAGATACGTGATTGTGAAAGAGATATGACTAAAGTTTATCCACGACCTTGTCTTAAATATTTTATGAAAACATGTCCAGGACCTTGTACTTATAAAGAAGGTTATTTAGAATATAATGAACAAGTAGAAAGAGCTAAAGCTTTATTGAAAGGAAAAGGAAAAGAGATAGTAGATTATCTTAAGTTGGATATGAAGACAGCTGCTGAAAATATGAGATTTGAAGATGCAATTATTTTAAGAGAGCAAATAAAAGAAGTTGAAAATGCAGTAGCTAATCAAATAATAGAGTATGGTAGAGATTTAGACGAAGATATATTTTTATTAAAAAAAGAAGCAGAAAGGGTATTTCTTTTTGTTCTTAATGTGAGAGATGGAAAGATAATAGGAAAGATATCTACAAATATAGATTTAAGAAATAAAATAGAAGGAAATTTAGAAGAAGATATCGTAAGAGCTTTTTATTCTACTCATCCAATTCCTAAAAGTATTGTTTTTCAGGAAAATATGGAACAAAAGTTGAATTTGGTAAAAGAAGTTTTACAAATACAAAAAGGTCAGAAGATAGAATTTTATTTCCCAAAAATAAAAAGTAGAAGAAAAGAGTTATTAGAAATGGGGGAGTTAAATTTACTAAAAGATATAGATAATTATTTTAAAAAGAAGTCTGTATTAGAAGAAGGTTTGTATAAAATATATTCAGAGTTATCTCTTAAGAGATATCCACGAAAAATAGAATGTTTTGATATCTCTAATATACAAGGAAAGGATGCAGTAGCCTCTATGAGCGTAGCTATAGAAGGAAAGGCGTCTAAAAAAAATTATAGAAAATTTAAAATAACTTGTAAGGATACACCAGATGACTTTGCAATGATGAGAGAGGTAATAACTAGAAGATATAGTAAGCTTCCAGAACATGAATTTCCAGATATAGTTTTAATAGATGGAGGTTTAGGACAAATAAATGCTGCAGGAGCAGTGTTTCGTGAAATAGGAAAAGAAGGTATTGCTGAATTACTAAGTTTAGCTAAAAGAGATGAAGAGATATACAAATATGGAGAATTAACACCCTATTCATTTCCCAAGGAGTGGGAAGCACTTAAGATTTTTCAAAGAGTAAGAGATGAGGCACATAGATTTGGAATAACTTATCATAGAAAATTAAGAAGTAAGAGGGTTATTTCTTCAGAATTAGATAGAGTAGAGGGAATTGGGAAAAAAAGAAAAGAACTACTTATAAAGGAATTTGGTTCTGTAAAAAAAATTTTACAGGAGGATATAGATTCTTTATCTAGATTTGTTCCTAAAAAAGTAGCAGAAAATATACTTATTACTTTGAAAGGAAAGAATCATAATTAG
- a CDS encoding PP2C family protein-serine/threonine phosphatase, with product MIYLIFILVIGLMLYHSRKKEEEITEAMMTILTSIRNKKQIEDVPEVLKEEYEDTIKNVIKQDLELENSIGELREYRKELEETYNSLVQKSTQLEYSNQILERRVENLSNLNSLSRAVLSVLDLDSIINIILDAYFVLTGAKRLSLYLWEESGLINKKTKGECNFRENLLFSEDEMREFSKKEYQEIYKKLSKKFNLAEDEMIVISPLVVKEKELGVIFVIEDKNKMIDLDEETMSALVIQVSIAINNAKIYSELLVKERISNELDVASRIQKKILPADIDEIFGLEIAQYFESAKEIGGDYYDYTILDNDIFSITIADVSGKGVPAAFLMALGRSVLKTLTLTGEFAPNENLNELNKIIYSDITEDMFITMIHSKYDKKMRRLYYSNAGHNPLVVYRAATDKIELHTVKGVAIGFLKEYKYKQGEIQLEKGDIVIFYTDGITEAENKHKEMFGLQRLQKVIYENKNKSPKELREVILEAINKFRKDYEQTDDLTFVILKSNV from the coding sequence ATGATATATCTTATTTTTATACTTGTTATAGGATTGATGCTATACCATTCGAGAAAAAAAGAAGAAGAGATAACAGAAGCAATGATGACTATTTTAACAAGTATTAGAAATAAAAAACAAATTGAGGATGTTCCAGAGGTACTAAAGGAAGAGTATGAAGATACGATAAAAAATGTTATTAAACAAGATTTAGAATTAGAAAATTCTATTGGAGAATTGAGAGAATATAGAAAAGAGTTAGAGGAAACATATAACTCTTTGGTACAAAAATCTACACAGCTAGAATATAGTAATCAAATATTAGAAAGAAGGGTAGAAAATCTCTCAAATTTAAACTCTCTTTCTAGAGCTGTACTTTCAGTTTTAGACTTAGATAGTATTATAAACATAATATTAGATGCCTATTTTGTTTTGACTGGAGCTAAGAGATTGTCACTATACCTTTGGGAAGAAAGTGGTCTAATTAATAAAAAAACAAAAGGAGAATGTAATTTTAGGGAAAATCTTCTATTTTCTGAAGATGAGATGAGAGAATTTTCTAAAAAAGAGTATCAAGAAATATATAAAAAATTATCCAAAAAATTTAATTTAGCTGAAGATGAAATGATAGTTATATCACCACTTGTCGTAAAAGAAAAAGAGTTAGGAGTTATATTTGTTATAGAAGATAAAAATAAAATGATAGATCTCGATGAAGAAACAATGTCAGCATTAGTAATACAGGTATCTATTGCTATTAATAATGCTAAAATATATTCAGAGCTCCTTGTAAAAGAGAGAATATCAAATGAATTAGATGTAGCTTCCAGAATTCAAAAGAAAATACTTCCGGCTGATATAGATGAAATATTTGGATTAGAGATAGCACAATATTTCGAATCAGCTAAAGAAATTGGTGGAGATTACTATGACTATACTATTTTAGATAATGATATTTTTTCTATTACGATAGCAGATGTAAGTGGTAAGGGAGTACCAGCAGCCTTTTTGATGGCTTTAGGAAGATCAGTTTTAAAAACGTTGACATTAACAGGAGAATTTGCTCCTAACGAAAATTTGAATGAATTAAATAAGATAATATACTCAGATATAACGGAAGATATGTTTATAACTATGATACATAGTAAATATGATAAAAAAATGAGGAGACTTTATTATTCAAATGCAGGTCATAATCCACTTGTTGTATATAGAGCAGCAACAGATAAGATAGAGTTACATACTGTAAAAGGTGTGGCTATTGGATTTTTAAAGGAATATAAATATAAGCAAGGAGAGATTCAACTAGAAAAGGGAGATATAGTTATATTCTATACAGATGGGATTACTGAAGCGGAGAATAAGCATAAAGAAATGTTCGGTTTACAAAGATTACAAAAGGTAATTTATGAAAATAAAAATAAATCGCCAAAGGAATTGAGAGAGGTAATTCTTGAAGCTATAAATAAATTTAGGAAAGATTATGAGCAAACGGATGATTTAACATTTGTAATACTAAAGAGTAATGTTTAG
- a CDS encoding RrF2 family transcriptional regulator, giving the protein MRIKNEIEYVIRILLYLTKYGENRIVSSNEISDAENIPHLFSLRILKKLEKAGLVKIYKGARGGYQLTKPSEEITLRDAVETIEPVICIKDCLGNLEACNLRKGDCAVHRAFNGIQREFIRALESRNFKELAEETYHDD; this is encoded by the coding sequence ATGAGGATTAAAAATGAGATTGAGTATGTAATTAGAATACTACTTTATTTGACTAAGTATGGAGAAAATAGGATAGTTTCATCAAATGAAATTTCTGATGCGGAAAATATTCCACATCTATTTAGTCTTAGAATTTTGAAAAAATTGGAAAAGGCTGGACTTGTAAAGATATATAAGGGAGCTAGAGGGGGGTATCAATTAACTAAGCCTAGTGAAGAGATAACTCTAAGAGATGCTGTAGAAACAATAGAACCAGTTATTTGTATAAAAGATTGCTTAGGTAATCTTGAGGCTTGTAACTTAAGAAAGGGAGATTGCGCTGTACATAGAGCATTTAATGGAATTCAAAGAGAATTTATAAGGGCTCTAGAATCTCGTAATTTTAAAGAGTTAGCTGAAGAAACTTATCATGATGATTAA
- a CDS encoding STAS-like domain-containing protein has translation MKLVLSKILNTSVLVSPKKAYQLYKIIAKRIKLNKPINIDFYGIQGVTLAFMYIVFSNVAKDCGKSAKELRKLISISNVSCNLMEEMKYLRDNYEKLSLKFSTLEYAY, from the coding sequence ATGAAGCTAGTATTAAGTAAAATATTAAATACATCTGTACTTGTTTCTCCAAAGAAAGCATATCAATTGTATAAAATAATTGCAAAAAGAATAAAATTAAATAAGCCTATAAATATTGATTTTTATGGAATACAGGGTGTTACACTTGCATTTATGTATATAGTTTTTAGTAATGTAGCTAAAGACTGTGGAAAAAGTGCTAAAGAGCTGAGAAAACTTATATCTATATCAAATGTTTCTTGTAATTTAATGGAAGAGATGAAATATTTAAGGGATAATTATGAAAAACTGAGTCTTAAATTTTCTACTCTTGAATATGCTTATTGA
- a CDS encoding MBL fold metallo-hydrolase, translated as MIELINEDPKIYRIFVPLPQNPLKSLNSYVVRTEEGDLVIDTGFNREECLKGLEEGLDEIGVNRDKMVIFFTHLHSDHCGLANKLSGENIKIYMGKIDYEYLRGNLEGDNWDNMNRRFIQEGFPQEIVIRLNDTNQARRYAPDKLFKANLLEDGAKFKLGNIEFTAILTPGHTPGHMCLYIADKKILFSGDHVLFDITPNITAWLKVENSLKNYMESLKKIKNIEAVIVFPAHRENSKSLNERVDTITEHHFIRLDEIKEIIKKTPKLTAYEIASKMKWNMRGKPWSEFPDNQKWFATGETLSHLDYLYLEKKLDKIKDEEVFRYIIKE; from the coding sequence GTGATAGAATTAATTAATGAAGATCCAAAAATATATAGAATATTTGTGCCTCTTCCACAAAATCCTTTGAAAAGTTTAAATTCTTATGTAGTGAGAACTGAAGAAGGAGACTTAGTGATAGACACAGGATTTAATAGAGAAGAGTGTTTAAAAGGACTAGAAGAGGGATTAGATGAGATAGGTGTAAATAGAGATAAGATGGTAATATTTTTTACACATTTACATTCAGATCATTGCGGATTAGCAAATAAATTATCTGGTGAAAATATAAAAATATATATGGGAAAGATAGATTATGAATATCTTAGAGGAAACTTAGAAGGGGATAATTGGGATAATATGAATAGGAGATTTATTCAAGAAGGATTTCCTCAAGAGATAGTTATTAGATTGAATGATACAAATCAAGCTAGAAGGTATGCTCCAGATAAATTATTTAAAGCTAATTTATTAGAAGATGGGGCTAAGTTTAAGCTAGGTAATATAGAATTTACAGCAATACTTACTCCAGGACATACACCTGGGCATATGTGTTTATATATTGCTGATAAAAAGATTTTATTCTCTGGTGACCATGTATTATTTGATATAACTCCAAATATAACTGCTTGGTTAAAGGTAGAGAATTCATTAAAAAATTATATGGAAAGTTTAAAGAAAATAAAAAATATAGAGGCAGTAATAGTTTTTCCTGCTCATAGAGAAAATAGTAAATCATTAAATGAAAGAGTAGATACTATTACTGAACATCATTTTATTAGACTAGATGAGATAAAAGAAATTATTAAAAAAACACCAAAGCTTACAGCGTATGAAATTGCTTCTAAAATGAAGTGGAATATGAGAGGAAAACCTTGGAGTGAATTTCCAGATAATCAAAAGTGGTTTGCTACGGGAGAAACTCTTTCTCATTTAGATTATCTTTATCTAGAAAAAAAATTAGATAAAATAAAGGATGAAGAAGTTTTTAGATATATAATAAAAGAGTGA
- a CDS encoding YbhB/YbcL family Raf kinase inhibitor-like protein, which produces MKKNLIAGALLLGASAFGFELTSSGIENGFINEKYGRYGSENINGMPSLSLPLEWKEAPKGTKSFALVMEDYDAVPVTGFSWIHWIAIIPGNYNKLEENASLTNKDIIQGVNSWVSSMGGLSKADASHFGGPAPPDKDHTYKFVLYALDKEIKLESGFYLNELYKEMEGHILNSTELEGIYKVK; this is translated from the coding sequence ATGAAAAAAAATTTAATAGCAGGAGCTCTTCTTTTAGGAGCATCAGCTTTTGGTTTTGAACTTACTAGTTCTGGTATAGAAAATGGTTTCATCAATGAAAAATATGGAAGATATGGTTCAGAAAATATAAATGGTATGCCATCTCTTTCACTTCCATTAGAGTGGAAAGAAGCACCTAAAGGAACAAAAAGCTTTGCTTTAGTAATGGAAGATTATGATGCTGTTCCTGTAACAGGATTTTCATGGATACACTGGATTGCAATTATTCCAGGTAACTATAATAAGCTTGAAGAAAATGCTAGTTTAACAAATAAAGATATAATTCAAGGAGTTAATAGTTGGGTATCATCAATGGGTGGACTATCTAAAGCAGATGCTTCTCACTTTGGAGGACCAGCACCTCCTGATAAAGATCATACTTACAAATTTGTTCTTTATGCACTTGATAAAGAAATAAAATTAGAAAGTGGTTTTTATTTAAATGAATTGTATAAAGAAATGGAAGGGCATATACTAAATAGTACTGAATTAGAAGGAATTTACAAAGTTAAATAA
- the zupT gene encoding zinc transporter ZupT — protein sequence MFLDDNSLRALLLSFIAGMSTLLGAFIVFTVKKRSERLVSGALGFAGGIMISVSFSDLLPTGNELLQNYAGEKFGLILGTFFLLIGVLIAAGLDRFVPHAEEISGEQYKHQNLFRVGFVSTLAIGLHNFPEGIATFMAGYSDIALGLSITVAIAMHNIPEGISVAIPIYYSTGDVKKAFKYTFLSGIAEPVGALLAFLILRPFINDITLGAIFAIISGIMLYIAIEELIPSSRQYGYMKTSLVFIFLGIVLMPLTHIVG from the coding sequence ATGTTTTTAGATGATAATAGTTTAAGAGCACTTTTGCTTTCTTTTATAGCTGGAATGTCGACACTATTAGGTGCTTTTATAGTGTTTACAGTAAAAAAAAGAAGTGAAAGACTAGTAAGTGGAGCATTAGGATTTGCTGGAGGTATAATGATAAGTGTTTCATTTAGCGATTTATTACCTACAGGAAATGAACTTTTACAAAATTATGCTGGAGAAAAATTTGGATTAATATTAGGAACTTTTTTTCTTTTAATAGGAGTTTTAATTGCTGCAGGATTAGATAGATTTGTTCCACATGCAGAAGAGATAAGTGGAGAGCAATATAAGCATCAGAATCTCTTTAGAGTAGGCTTTGTTTCTACTTTAGCAATAGGACTACATAATTTTCCAGAAGGAATAGCAACTTTTATGGCTGGATATAGTGATATAGCATTAGGATTATCAATTACTGTAGCTATAGCTATGCATAATATACCAGAAGGGATATCTGTAGCAATCCCAATATATTATTCTACTGGAGATGTAAAAAAAGCATTTAAATATACCTTTTTATCTGGTATAGCTGAACCAGTAGGTGCGTTACTTGCATTTTTAATATTAAGACCATTTATAAATGACATAACATTAGGGGCAATATTTGCAATAATTTCTGGAATAATGTTATATATTGCCATTGAGGAGCTGATTCCTAGTTCAAGACAATATGGTTACATGAAAACATCTCTTGTATTTATTTTTTTAGGAATAGTATTGATGCCATTAACACATATTGTAGGTTAA
- a CDS encoding pyridoxamine kinase yields the protein MENLVKKVAAIHDLSGYGRASLTTIIPILSNMKFQVCPVPTAILSTHTGGYEGYSFIDLTDYMQEHIAHWKKLNLRFDCIYSGFLGSAKQIEIVADFIDYFGKKAKFTVVDPVIGDNGKLYSTMNNEMVIGMRKLIGKSDIITPNFTEMMYLLGKEYNENIKIEDVKKYLRELSDMGPRIVVVTSVPDIQSTDLDKKTSVVAYDRENDVFWKVSCKYIPASYPGTGDAYTSVLIGSLLQGDSLPMGIERGVQFITQCIMASYGFKYPDKEGVLLEKMLDVLRVPMIATNYEMLK from the coding sequence ATGGAAAATTTAGTAAAAAAAGTTGCTGCTATTCATGATTTATCAGGTTATGGAAGAGCATCTCTAACAACTATAATTCCTATTTTATCAAATATGAAATTTCAAGTGTGTCCAGTACCAACAGCCATTTTATCAACACATACTGGAGGATATGAAGGTTATAGTTTTATAGATTTAACTGACTATATGCAAGAGCATATAGCACACTGGAAAAAACTAAATTTAAGATTTGATTGTATATATTCGGGTTTTTTAGGATCTGCAAAACAGATAGAAATAGTAGCAGATTTTATTGATTATTTTGGAAAAAAAGCAAAATTTACTGTTGTTGATCCTGTTATTGGAGATAATGGGAAACTATATAGTACTATGAATAATGAAATGGTCATAGGAATGAGAAAGCTTATAGGAAAATCTGATATAATTACACCTAACTTTACAGAGATGATGTATCTTTTAGGAAAAGAGTACAATGAAAATATAAAGATAGAGGATGTAAAAAAGTATTTAAGGGAACTGTCTGATATGGGACCTAGGATTGTTGTAGTTACAAGTGTTCCTGATATTCAAAGTACTGATTTAGATAAAAAAACAAGTGTTGTAGCTTATGATAGAGAAAATGATGTATTTTGGAAAGTGAGTTGTAAATATATACCAGCTTCATATCCTGGAACTGGAGATGCTTATACAAGTGTTCTTATAGGAAGTTTATTACAAGGTGATAGCTTACCTATGGGAATAGAAAGAGGAGTTCAATTTATAACTCAGTGTATTATGGCTAGTTATGGCTTTAAGTATCCTGATAAAGAAGGTGTACTCTTAGAGAAAATGTTAGATGTTTTAAGAGTACCAATGATAGCTACAAATTATGAAATGTTAAAGTAA
- a CDS encoding winged helix-turn-helix transcriptional regulator, giving the protein MREITCPLEAIFYILRGKWSPMIVWRARLGNQRLTDLKKDILNCNEKMLIQHINELLDYGVLEKIEFDVYPKHTEYRLTKFGWSLIPVLAKFQEIGIGYLQNSQLLTKEK; this is encoded by the coding sequence TTGAGAGAAATAACTTGTCCACTAGAAGCAATTTTTTATATCTTAAGGGGAAAATGGTCCCCTATGATAGTGTGGAGAGCTAGACTAGGAAATCAACGACTTACAGATCTAAAAAAAGATATACTAAATTGCAATGAGAAAATGTTAATACAGCACATCAATGAACTTTTAGACTATGGAGTGCTTGAAAAAATAGAATTTGACGTTTATCCCAAACACACTGAATATAGACTTACAAAATTTGGTTGGAGTCTTATTCCTGTATTAGCAAAGTTTCAAGAAATTGGAATTGGATACTTACAAAATAGTCAGTTATTAACAAAAGAAAAATAA
- the rapZ gene encoding RNase adapter RapZ yields the protein MKKKIVIVTGLSGSGKTTALNMLEDMGYYTVDNLPCEIGPLFFSSSIEKIALGMDIRSFKKIDEFKDFLNKLKTTPDVLSSIIFLQASKEVILNRYNLTRRKHPVEEKTLLQSIRREREIMAGIKEISTGIVDTSFDKPKELTEKLKILLCLDMDIKDINIHVQSFGFKYGIPIDVDLVYDVRFLPNPYYIEELKSKSGLNKEVADYVMSFNISQEFFKKLMDMFDFLIPHYIKEGKKHLTIGIGCSGGKHRSVTFAELIAKELSEIENLNVYVSHREKERGNW from the coding sequence ATGAAAAAAAAGATAGTAATTGTAACAGGATTAAGTGGAAGTGGAAAAACAACAGCTTTAAATATGCTCGAAGATATGGGATATTATACTGTAGATAATCTTCCTTGTGAGATAGGGCCTCTTTTTTTTAGCTCATCTATAGAGAAAATAGCATTGGGAATGGATATTCGTTCTTTTAAAAAAATAGATGAATTCAAAGATTTTTTAAATAAGTTGAAAACTACTCCAGATGTACTATCTTCAATTATATTTTTACAAGCATCTAAGGAAGTGATTTTAAATAGGTATAATCTTACAAGAAGAAAACATCCAGTAGAGGAAAAGACATTATTACAAAGTATAAGAAGAGAAAGAGAGATAATGGCTGGAATAAAAGAGATATCTACAGGGATAGTAGACACAAGTTTTGATAAGCCAAAAGAACTAACTGAAAAATTGAAAATCCTTTTATGTCTAGATATGGATATAAAAGATATTAATATCCATGTTCAATCTTTTGGATTCAAATATGGGATACCTATTGATGTAGATTTAGTTTATGATGTGAGATTTTTACCAAATCCATATTATATAGAAGAGTTAAAATCAAAGAGTGGATTAAATAAAGAGGTAGCTGATTATGTTATGAGCTTTAATATATCACAGGAATTTTTTAAAAAATTAATGGACATGTTTGATTTTTTAATTCCTCATTATATAAAAGAAGGAAAAAAGCATCTTACAATAGGTATAGGTTGTAGTGGAGGAAAACATCGCTCTGTAACTTTTGCAGAGTTAATAGCTAAAGAATTATCTGAAATAGAAAATCTTAATGTATATGTAAGTCATAGAGAGAAAGAGAGAGGAAATTGGTAA
- a CDS encoding DUF1385 domain-containing protein encodes MDRVSIGGQAVIEGVMMRSPSCVATAVRKPSGEIVYKKTLISKKRSRLTEIPFIRGAVMLFDALVMGIKELTFSANEAEEKEEKQITQKEAILTTVISLGLGIGLFIVLPSLIASFLFLDNKIYSNLLEAALRLIFFIFYIWIISFSKDVKRVYEYHGAEHKSIYAYENSMDLTPENAKKFTTLHPRCGTSFLLIVMLIAIIVFSIIDLIFPTPITVVGRIVMKVGLRVLLMPLIAGISYEIQRYSSKHLDNLCIKALAFPGLSLQKITTKEPDLKQLEVAIVAIKAALGEKVENAREIQG; translated from the coding sequence ATGGATAGAGTAAGTATAGGAGGTCAAGCTGTAATAGAAGGAGTTATGATGAGAAGTCCAAGTTGTGTAGCTACAGCAGTAAGAAAGCCTTCAGGAGAAATAGTTTATAAAAAAACATTAATATCAAAAAAGAGAAGTAGATTAACAGAAATTCCATTTATAAGAGGTGCTGTAATGCTTTTTGACGCACTTGTAATGGGAATAAAGGAGTTAACTTTTTCAGCTAATGAAGCTGAAGAAAAAGAAGAAAAGCAAATTACTCAAAAGGAAGCTATTCTCACGACAGTAATTTCATTAGGATTAGGAATAGGGTTATTTATAGTATTACCTTCATTAATTGCAAGTTTTTTATTTTTAGACAATAAAATATATTCTAATCTTTTAGAAGCTGCCTTGAGGTTAATATTTTTTATTTTTTATATATGGATTATATCTTTTTCAAAGGATGTAAAAAGAGTATATGAATATCATGGAGCAGAGCATAAGTCTATATATGCATATGAAAATAGTATGGATTTGACACCAGAAAATGCTAAAAAATTTACAACTTTACATCCTAGATGTGGGACAAGTTTTTTACTTATTGTTATGTTAATAGCTATTATAGTTTTTTCAATAATAGATCTTATTTTTCCAACACCAATTACTGTGGTAGGACGAATTGTGATGAAAGTTGGACTTAGAGTTTTACTTATGCCACTTATAGCGGGAATATCTTATGAGATACAAAGATATAGTTCTAAGCATTTAGATAATTTGTGTATAAAAGCATTGGCTTTTCCAGGATTATCTTTACAAAAGATAACAACTAAGGAACCGGATTTAAAGCAGTTGGAAGTGGCTATTGTAGCAATTAAAGCTGCACTGGGAGAAAAAGTTGAAAATGCAAGAGAAATTCAAGGATAA